The proteins below are encoded in one region of Coffea arabica cultivar ET-39 chromosome 4c, Coffea Arabica ET-39 HiFi, whole genome shotgun sequence:
- the LOC113738565 gene encoding uncharacterized protein At5g50100, chloroplastic-like isoform X2, which translates to MAYSFRCAAVSIAKRTNAFIVSRNIHDGFPSKTILRSSSSPFSHRHTGYRHSIRATQGSGAARVLDPVAPKKEDVEQSSENWKIKMLYDGECPLCMKEVNMLRERNKSFGTIKFVDISSDDYSPEKNQGLDYKTVMGRIHAILSDGTVVTDVEIATIADAVYGIWAKYRLQITGRPPLEEVLEARKNKRDLCNDSKTCKT; encoded by the exons ATGGCGTATAGCTTCAGATGTGCAGCAGTTTCTATTGCAAAACGCACAAATGCTTTTATAGTCTCAAGGAATATCCATGATGGGTTTCCTTCAAAAACTATTCTTAGATCAAGTTCAAGTCCATTTTCCCATAGACATACTG GCTATAGACATTCAATTCGCGCAACACAGGGTAGTGGGGCTGCAAGAGTTTTGGACCCTGTAGCTCCAAAGAAAGAAGATGTGGAGCAGTCATCAGAGAATTGGAAAATTAAAATGTTGTATGATGGGGAATGCCCACTTTGTATGAAAGAG GTGAATATGCTGAGAGAGAGGAATAAGAGCTTTGGGACGATCAAGTTTGTGGATATAAGTTCTGATGATTATTCTCCAGAGAAGAATCAAGGCCTTGACTACAAAACA GTAATGGGAAGGATTCATGCGATACTATCTGATGGGACTGTTGTGACTGATGTTGAG ATAGCTACAATTGCTGACGCTGTCTATGGTATTTGGGCCAAGTATCGTCTCCAAATTACAG GCCGACCTCCATTGGAAGAAGTTCTGGAAGCACGGAAGAATAAG AGGGACTTATGCAATGACAGCAAGACTTGTAAGACTTGA
- the LOC113738565 gene encoding uncharacterized protein At5g50100, chloroplastic-like isoform X1, protein MAYSFRCAAVSIAKRTNAFIVSRNIHDGFPSKTILRSSSSPFSHRHTGYRHSIRATQGSGAARVLDPVAPKKEDVEQSSENWKIKMLYDGECPLCMKEVNMLRERNKSFGTIKFVDISSDDYSPEKNQGLDYKTVMGRIHAILSDGTVVTDVEAFRKLYEAVGLGWVYAITKYEPIATIADAVYGIWAKYRLQITGRPPLEEVLEARKNKRDLCNDSKTCKT, encoded by the exons ATGGCGTATAGCTTCAGATGTGCAGCAGTTTCTATTGCAAAACGCACAAATGCTTTTATAGTCTCAAGGAATATCCATGATGGGTTTCCTTCAAAAACTATTCTTAGATCAAGTTCAAGTCCATTTTCCCATAGACATACTG GCTATAGACATTCAATTCGCGCAACACAGGGTAGTGGGGCTGCAAGAGTTTTGGACCCTGTAGCTCCAAAGAAAGAAGATGTGGAGCAGTCATCAGAGAATTGGAAAATTAAAATGTTGTATGATGGGGAATGCCCACTTTGTATGAAAGAG GTGAATATGCTGAGAGAGAGGAATAAGAGCTTTGGGACGATCAAGTTTGTGGATATAAGTTCTGATGATTATTCTCCAGAGAAGAATCAAGGCCTTGACTACAAAACA GTAATGGGAAGGATTCATGCGATACTATCTGATGGGACTGTTGTGACTGATGTTGAG GCATTTAGAAAACTGTATGAAGCAGTTGGGCTTGGGTGGGTTTATGCCATTACGAAATATGAACCT ATAGCTACAATTGCTGACGCTGTCTATGGTATTTGGGCCAAGTATCGTCTCCAAATTACAG GCCGACCTCCATTGGAAGAAGTTCTGGAAGCACGGAAGAATAAG AGGGACTTATGCAATGACAGCAAGACTTGTAAGACTTGA